The following coding sequences are from one Arthrobacter sp. 24S4-2 window:
- a CDS encoding FAD-dependent oxidoreductase translates to MKAVVVGAGIAGLVAARQLSLAGWDVELLEKSAAPRPDGYMMDFFGPGVEAAERIGLYPRLAAVAYHVEAAEYVDATGRPTSSLDYDQFARLAGGKVLSLLRPDMERAALAALDDVAPGRVRVRYGAPVTQVWSDEDGVRVAVDDSPDVTLAADVLIGADGIHSGVRAQVFGPEAEYLRPSACVQPPSS, encoded by the coding sequence ATGAAGGCCGTGGTTGTCGGGGCAGGCATTGCGGGTCTCGTCGCGGCCCGCCAGCTCAGCTTGGCCGGCTGGGACGTCGAGCTCCTCGAGAAATCGGCTGCTCCGCGCCCCGACGGCTACATGATGGACTTCTTTGGCCCGGGAGTGGAGGCGGCGGAGCGGATCGGCCTCTACCCGCGGCTCGCAGCGGTGGCCTACCACGTCGAGGCAGCCGAGTATGTCGATGCAACAGGACGCCCCACGTCCAGCCTCGACTACGACCAGTTCGCCCGGCTTGCCGGCGGGAAGGTCCTGAGCCTGCTGCGCCCCGACATGGAGCGCGCCGCCCTCGCTGCGCTCGACGACGTGGCCCCGGGCCGGGTGCGGGTCCGCTACGGGGCACCGGTAACCCAGGTATGGAGTGACGAGGACGGCGTGCGGGTCGCCGTCGATGACTCCCCGGATGTGACGCTCGCCGCGGACGTCCTCATCGGGGCTGACGGCATCCATTCCGGAGTCCGCGCCCAGGTGTTCGGTCCCGAAGCGGAGTACCTGCGCCCCTCGGCATGCGTGCAGCCGCCTTCATCGTGA
- a CDS encoding universal stress protein codes for MSDVILVAVNDSRAAFRAAEVAVDYARRVGASLRVVTVRDPGALDKHPGAIDPAALARHTDLAAQAALSHVAALAAAAGVEVSFSQRSGRVAAEILAEAREVKAALIVVALVDRPGSATPYIGNHTLRVLEFSGVPVMVVPLREV; via the coding sequence ATGAGCGATGTGATCCTGGTGGCAGTGAATGACTCCCGGGCCGCGTTCCGCGCCGCAGAAGTGGCCGTCGACTACGCGCGGAGGGTAGGCGCAAGCCTGAGGGTCGTGACAGTCAGGGACCCCGGGGCGCTGGACAAGCATCCCGGCGCCATTGACCCGGCCGCCCTGGCGAGACACACCGACTTGGCAGCTCAAGCAGCGCTCAGCCATGTTGCCGCGCTGGCAGCGGCGGCAGGAGTGGAAGTATCCTTCAGCCAGCGCTCCGGACGGGTTGCGGCTGAGATCCTGGCCGAGGCCCGTGAGGTCAAGGCGGCCCTGATAGTGGTCGCCCTGGTGGACCGGCCCGGCAGCGCAACGCCTTATATCGGAAATCACACGTTGCGGGTTCTGGAGTTCTCGGGTGTCCCCGTGATGGTGGTGCCGCTGCGTGAGGTCTAA
- a CDS encoding V-type ATP synthase subunit A, with product MGRRDGTVVHVNGPLVEIEGVDALSMLELIAVGPRRISAETVAIAGTRATLQAYEYTGGLKAGDAAAPTGGELSGLMGPGLLGQVFDGLMRPLSSAPMWLTPERSGSAENPTVLAREWTFKPEAVAGACVSPGDVLGTVPDSGSVVHRVLVPPGVSGELGWLAAESRVHALDTVAVIAGHEVALSERCPVRRPRPFRSRHSGTVPLHTGQRVLDLMFPVARGAAAAVPGGFGTGKTMMLQQIAKWSDADVIVYVGCGERGNEMADVLDGLSQLEDGRTGGKLIDRTVIIANTSNMPMMAREASIFTGITVAEYYRDMGYDVVVIADSTSRWAEALREFANRNGDLPAEEGYPANLASELASFYERAGRVTTLGGKTASVTVIGAVSPPGGDMTEPVTTDTQRFVRSLWMLDRDLAYSRHYPAVSWTGSFARDAEAVGSWHRDHGDPGWAARRARAAALLAEADRLAELAEIIGTSSLPGHERMVLLGGRLLRDGVLMQNALSANDAFCSAEKGAALLDLVLDVVAACQRLVERGVAATTIEQTDLGPVLRAREETGPSDAAAVKARSGEVLRALEALQ from the coding sequence GTGGGCCGGCGGGATGGCACTGTGGTGCACGTTAACGGGCCTCTGGTGGAAATCGAGGGGGTTGACGCGCTGTCCATGCTTGAGCTGATCGCCGTCGGACCCCGGCGCATCAGCGCCGAAACGGTGGCCATTGCCGGGACCCGGGCAACGCTGCAGGCTTATGAATACACGGGCGGGCTGAAAGCCGGCGATGCTGCAGCCCCGACCGGCGGGGAGCTGTCCGGGCTCATGGGCCCGGGCCTGCTCGGCCAGGTCTTCGACGGGCTGATGCGGCCGCTGTCGTCGGCCCCGATGTGGCTGACACCCGAGCGGTCCGGATCCGCGGAAAACCCCACGGTACTGGCCCGCGAATGGACCTTTAAGCCGGAGGCGGTGGCCGGTGCCTGTGTTTCTCCGGGCGATGTCCTCGGCACGGTGCCGGATTCGGGGTCGGTGGTGCACCGGGTTCTGGTGCCGCCGGGCGTGTCCGGGGAGCTCGGCTGGCTGGCGGCCGAGAGCCGTGTCCACGCGCTCGACACGGTAGCCGTGATTGCCGGCCACGAGGTGGCGCTCTCCGAACGCTGTCCGGTCCGCCGGCCGCGTCCTTTCCGGTCCAGGCACAGCGGCACCGTGCCGCTGCACACCGGCCAGCGGGTACTGGACCTGATGTTTCCGGTGGCGCGCGGGGCTGCCGCGGCTGTTCCGGGCGGATTTGGAACGGGCAAGACGATGATGCTGCAGCAGATCGCGAAGTGGAGCGATGCCGACGTCATTGTCTATGTGGGCTGCGGAGAACGGGGCAATGAAATGGCCGACGTCCTCGACGGGCTCTCGCAGCTTGAGGACGGACGCACCGGGGGAAAGCTGATCGACCGCACCGTCATCATCGCCAATACCTCAAACATGCCCATGATGGCGCGGGAGGCGAGCATCTTCACCGGGATCACAGTGGCGGAATACTACCGCGACATGGGTTACGACGTCGTCGTGATCGCGGACTCGACCTCCCGCTGGGCAGAAGCGCTGCGTGAATTCGCCAACCGCAACGGTGACCTTCCCGCAGAAGAGGGCTACCCGGCCAATCTCGCCTCCGAACTGGCCTCTTTCTACGAGCGGGCCGGCCGTGTGACCACCCTCGGCGGGAAGACTGCTTCCGTGACGGTGATCGGGGCTGTGTCCCCGCCCGGCGGTGATATGACGGAACCGGTGACCACGGACACCCAGCGGTTTGTCCGGTCCCTGTGGATGCTGGACCGGGATCTTGCCTATTCCCGGCATTATCCCGCCGTGAGCTGGACCGGCTCCTTCGCCCGAGATGCGGAAGCCGTCGGCAGCTGGCATCGGGACCACGGAGATCCGGGCTGGGCCGCCCGCCGGGCCCGCGCCGCCGCCCTGCTCGCCGAGGCGGACCGCCTGGCCGAACTGGCGGAAATCATCGGAACCTCGTCGTTGCCGGGCCACGAACGGATGGTGCTGCTGGGCGGTCGCCTGCTGCGGGACGGCGTGCTCATGCAGAACGCGCTGAGCGCCAACGATGCGTTCTGTTCCGCGGAAAAAGGTGCCGCTCTGCTGGACCTCGTGCTCGACGTCGTCGCCGCGTGCCAGAGACTCGTGGAACGGGGCGTGGCCGCCACCACCATCGAGCAAACCGATCTCGGTCCGGTCCTTCGGGCCCGCGAAGAAACGGGGCCCTCGGACGCCGCAGCTGTGAAGGCCCGGAGCGGCGAAGTACTCAGGGCGTTGGAGGCCCTGCAATGA
- a CDS encoding V-type ATPase 116kDa subunit family protein, translated as MRRRESAAPVRMERVALVVPERDRRRMLFEVARSALVELDLPYAPGGRVEELDKAAAAAVISGPSAALVGWMPRHEIPVLTATLAPLGASIVPLPRPRWIQPPTMLGGGSGTTRVSRTLVDTYGTVPYEDLDPSRLAGIAYVLMFGMMFGDMGHGAILLVAGLLLRGGRIKKLAKLQRTWLFVSGAGLAAMVFGALYGEAFGPTGLVPVLWLEPLANPVPLLVAGLGVGAFLLAGAYAVGTINRVREGGWGYALYARSGVAGSLLFLAVGLLVWGLGTGIGLLTAVAAVIALGALVFIFIGLFVEAGGGVTAAFQAGVELVDTVIRLGSNLVSFARLAAFGLTHAALLMVVWNGTTALWAPDWRAAAAVLLFVVGNVVTFALEALVAGIQALRLEYYELFSRIFQSEGRPFKPWSPELTTAGAPGTDTPVVPSGAPAERQLL; from the coding sequence ATGAGGCGGCGTGAATCGGCGGCCCCAGTCCGGATGGAGCGGGTAGCCCTCGTGGTGCCCGAGCGGGACCGGCGACGCATGCTCTTCGAAGTGGCACGCAGCGCCCTTGTCGAGCTGGACCTCCCGTACGCACCCGGCGGCCGCGTCGAGGAACTCGACAAGGCGGCGGCCGCTGCTGTCATATCCGGGCCGTCAGCGGCCTTGGTGGGGTGGATGCCCCGACACGAGATTCCGGTGCTCACGGCAACGCTCGCCCCGCTCGGGGCATCGATCGTCCCCCTGCCCCGGCCGAGGTGGATTCAACCACCCACCATGCTCGGCGGCGGGAGCGGCACCACTCGCGTCTCACGGACCCTTGTGGATACTTATGGAACCGTCCCGTATGAGGATCTGGATCCCTCGCGGCTCGCCGGGATTGCCTACGTTCTGATGTTCGGGATGATGTTCGGCGACATGGGACACGGCGCGATCCTGCTGGTCGCCGGTCTCCTGTTGCGCGGCGGCCGCATCAAGAAGCTGGCCAAGCTGCAAAGGACCTGGCTTTTCGTGAGTGGGGCCGGGCTGGCCGCCATGGTCTTCGGGGCGCTGTACGGGGAGGCTTTCGGTCCTACCGGCCTGGTGCCCGTGCTGTGGCTGGAGCCCTTGGCCAATCCGGTGCCGCTCCTGGTGGCAGGCCTGGGGGTCGGAGCGTTCCTGCTTGCCGGCGCCTATGCCGTGGGCACCATCAACCGTGTCAGAGAGGGCGGTTGGGGATATGCCCTGTATGCCCGCTCCGGCGTCGCCGGCTCCCTGTTGTTCCTCGCCGTGGGGCTTCTCGTCTGGGGACTCGGCACCGGCATCGGGCTTCTGACCGCCGTGGCAGCCGTTATAGCGCTCGGCGCGCTGGTCTTCATCTTCATCGGTCTCTTCGTTGAAGCCGGAGGAGGCGTCACGGCCGCCTTCCAGGCCGGCGTCGAACTGGTTGACACTGTGATCCGTCTGGGCTCCAACCTTGTCTCCTTTGCGCGCCTCGCTGCCTTCGGGTTGACCCACGCCGCGCTGCTGATGGTGGTCTGGAACGGGACGACGGCGTTGTGGGCGCCGGATTGGCGCGCCGCCGCGGCGGTCCTGCTGTTTGTTGTGGGCAATGTGGTGACCTTCGCGCTTGAAGCGCTGGTGGCAGGGATCCAGGCCCTGCGCCTTGAATACTACGAACTGTTTTCACGAATTTTCCAGTCCGAGGGCCGCCCGTTCAAGCCGTGGTCACCGGAGCTCACCACCGCCGGAGCCCCCGGCACCGATACTCCGGTTGTCCCCTCCGGCGCACCGGCTGAAAGGCAACTCCTGTGA
- a CDS encoding ATP synthase subunit C: MNLWFGTVPVFLIAATGAILLVRRWRKSAFKILAALNVAVMGGSLALLAGALNAAPAAASGGVGPALAAAATDTPAGAGGSALIAAAIAVAGSSIGAAFAVAYTGSAALAAMSERPEIFGRAMVVVGLAEGIAIYGLIIAIILIGKA; encoded by the coding sequence GTGAACCTCTGGTTCGGCACCGTTCCTGTCTTCCTCATTGCTGCAACAGGGGCTATCCTCCTGGTCAGACGCTGGCGAAAGTCTGCGTTCAAGATACTGGCAGCCCTCAATGTCGCCGTGATGGGCGGATCCCTGGCGCTACTGGCCGGGGCGCTGAATGCAGCGCCGGCAGCCGCCTCCGGCGGAGTGGGCCCGGCCCTCGCAGCAGCAGCCACCGACACACCGGCAGGCGCCGGCGGCTCAGCACTGATCGCGGCCGCCATCGCAGTGGCCGGATCCTCGATCGGCGCGGCGTTTGCCGTTGCCTACACCGGTTCGGCTGCCCTCGCCGCGATGAGTGAGCGCCCGGAAATCTTCGGCCGTGCGATGGTTGTGGTCGGGCTGGCGGAGGGGATCGCCATCTACGGACTCATTATCGCCATCATCCTCATAGGCAAGGCCTGA
- the arsD gene encoding arsenite efflux transporter metallochaperone ArsD, with the protein MPAIRIYESALCCDTGVCGPDVDQSLVDVTADVRHLQGLGADIARHNLASEPTAFAEDETVRGFMHLVGSKGLPLTTVDGVTVTTGTYPSRGQLLALAGLGEAKAEPQSRPELGLSERSGGCCGGSTGCCQVPA; encoded by the coding sequence ATGCCTGCTATCCGAATCTACGAGTCAGCTCTCTGCTGTGACACCGGTGTTTGCGGCCCCGACGTGGACCAGTCCTTGGTGGACGTGACCGCGGATGTGCGTCATCTCCAGGGCCTCGGTGCCGACATTGCGCGCCACAACCTCGCCAGCGAACCGACCGCCTTCGCCGAGGACGAGACGGTCCGCGGGTTCATGCACCTGGTTGGATCAAAGGGCCTTCCGCTCACTACCGTCGACGGCGTTACAGTCACCACCGGGACCTACCCGAGCAGGGGACAACTACTGGCATTGGCCGGACTGGGCGAAGCCAAAGCTGAGCCGCAGTCCCGCCCGGAACTTGGCCTGAGTGAAAGGTCCGGCGGCTGCTGCGGCGGCTCAACGGGCTGCTGCCAGGTCCCGGCGTGA
- a CDS encoding APC family permease has product MNSGPLTPKAAFHPRTAAHRDKGLGKLRLRDAVAMAVGGMIGGGIFSVLGVTVALAGHLAVGSFIIGGAIAMVTAHSFAALSARAGRSGGLFVYLHNAGYPRAGSYISWLLMFGYLIALAVYGFTFGHYAAHAFGLPGAFANGFAVLILLVFLGINLRGVGASALSEDVVVLTKVAVLALISAIGFVHFSPERLAPLDDKGLAGVIVASASIFVAYEGFELLSYDYDDLVRPRRTLPRALYLSVAIVTLVYVTVTVGSQMLVSDSVIVAQKEVAFAAAGQAALGPAGYWIASLGALLAASSAINATLFSTARQMHEIALAKELPAAFARSRAGLPATALVFLAVFGGAFAMLPDITVLLTFGSAVFLAVFGATNLLAARVLPGFWPRLVSGTGFVACLGAVAILGIQLSLHDRATLLLIGVSLASISALRLAFVWHQHRGPRRGAA; this is encoded by the coding sequence ATGAATTCGGGACCTCTGACACCGAAGGCGGCGTTCCATCCCAGGACGGCTGCGCACCGGGACAAGGGGCTGGGTAAGCTCCGCTTGCGTGATGCGGTGGCGATGGCGGTCGGAGGCATGATCGGCGGGGGCATCTTCAGCGTCCTGGGTGTGACCGTCGCGCTTGCCGGACACCTCGCCGTCGGGAGCTTCATCATCGGCGGGGCCATCGCCATGGTGACCGCGCATTCCTTCGCGGCACTCTCGGCCCGGGCCGGACGTTCCGGCGGCCTCTTTGTCTACCTGCACAATGCCGGGTACCCGCGCGCCGGATCTTACATCTCGTGGTTACTGATGTTCGGATATCTGATCGCTTTAGCGGTGTACGGCTTCACCTTCGGCCACTACGCTGCACATGCTTTTGGTCTGCCGGGAGCGTTCGCAAACGGTTTCGCCGTCCTGATCCTGCTGGTGTTTCTGGGGATCAACCTGCGCGGAGTGGGCGCATCGGCTCTGTCGGAAGACGTCGTGGTCCTGACCAAGGTCGCGGTTCTTGCCCTGATCTCCGCCATCGGCTTCGTTCACTTCTCCCCGGAGAGGCTTGCCCCGTTGGATGACAAGGGCCTGGCCGGTGTCATCGTAGCGTCGGCATCGATCTTCGTCGCCTACGAGGGGTTCGAGCTGCTCTCCTACGACTACGATGACCTCGTGAGGCCACGCCGGACACTGCCACGTGCACTCTACCTCTCGGTCGCGATCGTAACGCTGGTGTACGTCACCGTGACGGTAGGCTCTCAAATGCTGGTCTCCGACAGCGTCATCGTTGCCCAAAAAGAAGTGGCATTCGCCGCGGCGGGCCAGGCGGCCCTCGGGCCAGCGGGATACTGGATCGCGAGCCTCGGGGCGCTTCTGGCGGCGAGTTCCGCGATCAACGCCACGCTGTTCTCGACGGCGCGCCAGATGCACGAGATTGCACTGGCAAAGGAGCTGCCGGCGGCGTTTGCAAGAAGCCGGGCCGGTCTGCCCGCCACCGCGCTCGTCTTCCTGGCAGTGTTCGGCGGCGCCTTCGCCATGCTGCCGGACATCACTGTCCTCCTGACCTTCGGATCGGCGGTCTTCCTGGCCGTCTTCGGAGCCACGAACCTGCTTGCCGCCCGGGTCCTGCCGGGCTTCTGGCCCCGACTGGTCAGCGGCACCGGGTTTGTGGCCTGCCTTGGCGCTGTGGCCATCCTGGGGATCCAACTCAGCCTCCACGACCGGGCCACCTTGCTGCTCATCGGTGTGTCGCTGGCCTCCATCTCCGCCCTTAGACTCGCCTTTGTCTGGCATCAGCACCGCGGACCGCGGCGCGGCGCAGCATGA
- a CDS encoding FAD-dependent monooxygenase: MRAAAFIVTEPLLNARFRNRFVLTDSIDRMAGLYSLRSDEVAAFMVYRDAAGARGHQRSGSPRERLRREFAGLGHAVDRLLELCPEHPYDDVVAQIVMPGWQRGRTVLVGDACGAVSLLAGQGGSLAIAGAALLGDILGPVASPEGISSALAEFEQRWRPVVEEAQAAGRRTAASFLPANRTQRLLRQWIIRATHLPGIDRLVARQIVGRIAK, from the coding sequence ATGCGTGCAGCCGCCTTCATCGTGACCGAACCGCTCCTGAATGCCCGTTTCCGGAACCGCTTCGTCCTCACCGACAGCATCGACCGGATGGCCGGGCTCTACAGCCTCCGCTCTGACGAGGTGGCCGCATTCATGGTCTACCGGGACGCCGCAGGCGCGAGAGGGCACCAGCGATCCGGGAGTCCGCGGGAGCGGCTGCGCCGCGAGTTCGCCGGACTCGGCCACGCGGTCGACCGGCTGCTGGAACTGTGCCCCGAGCATCCGTACGACGATGTGGTCGCACAGATCGTCATGCCGGGCTGGCAGAGGGGCCGGACCGTTCTCGTGGGGGACGCCTGCGGCGCCGTGTCGCTCCTCGCGGGCCAGGGCGGCTCGCTCGCAATCGCCGGTGCCGCGCTACTGGGGGACATCCTCGGACCCGTGGCCTCACCTGAGGGGATCAGCTCAGCCCTCGCCGAATTCGAGCAACGCTGGCGACCCGTGGTCGAGGAGGCCCAGGCCGCCGGCAGGCGCACCGCCGCATCGTTCCTGCCCGCCAATCGGACCCAGCGCCTCCTGCGTCAGTGGATCATACGGGCCACCCATCTGCCGGGAATCGACCGGCTGGTGGCCCGCCAGATCGTGGGCAGGATCGCAAAGTAA
- a CDS encoding universal stress protein, whose translation MTSNSAFTIVVGFDGSEHSQTALNWAMDEARQRDGQLRLVTAWNKARMAWFPAVLETAAGEIAAEESPEQIAGTLQAEALKSASDEGVTATGQVVHSDSPASAILDAARNADLVVVGSRGHGGFPGLHLGSVTTQVISHAPCPVLVVRPKAT comes from the coding sequence ATGACCAGTAACAGCGCATTCACGATTGTGGTGGGCTTTGACGGTTCCGAACATTCTCAGACAGCGCTGAACTGGGCTATGGACGAGGCCCGACAGCGCGACGGCCAGCTTCGCCTGGTCACAGCCTGGAACAAGGCGCGGATGGCCTGGTTTCCGGCTGTGCTGGAAACGGCGGCGGGTGAAATCGCCGCTGAAGAGTCCCCAGAGCAAATCGCGGGGACCCTTCAGGCTGAGGCGCTGAAGTCCGCTTCAGATGAGGGCGTGACCGCCACCGGGCAGGTCGTTCACAGTGATTCACCGGCGTCAGCAATACTCGACGCGGCCCGGAACGCGGATCTTGTAGTCGTTGGCTCCCGCGGGCACGGCGGATTTCCCGGTTTACACCTGGGCTCGGTCACGACCCAGGTCATCAGCCACGCACCGTGTCCGGTCCTGGTCGTCCGGCCCAAGGCCACCTGA
- a CDS encoding V-type ATP synthase subunit D — MSSMGRAGKVRVERRLMTARHGARLLDRKQHILADELERLQLRAELARTEWEELAREAALWLRRAAALDGSARIEEAAPLEPAGLQLRWGSTMGVAYPEDPECQLPAAPAAGGSSALSYAAAVHRSALEAGVRYAADQRAEMLLTAELAATRTRQRAVENRWIPRLENELLNIRRQLDAQELEESLRLRWAADRNSGNTAGPALGAARKGAS, encoded by the coding sequence ATGAGCAGCATGGGACGGGCAGGCAAGGTCCGGGTCGAGCGCCGGCTGATGACCGCGCGTCACGGCGCACGGCTGTTGGACCGAAAGCAGCACATTTTGGCGGACGAGCTGGAACGGCTTCAGCTTCGTGCGGAACTCGCCCGCACGGAGTGGGAGGAGCTGGCAAGAGAAGCCGCGCTCTGGCTGCGTCGCGCTGCCGCACTGGACGGAAGCGCACGGATCGAGGAGGCCGCGCCGTTGGAGCCGGCAGGACTCCAACTGCGGTGGGGCAGCACGATGGGCGTGGCGTATCCCGAGGATCCAGAGTGCCAACTCCCGGCGGCGCCCGCCGCGGGCGGAAGCTCGGCACTGTCCTACGCGGCCGCCGTTCATCGCAGCGCGCTCGAAGCCGGGGTACGATACGCCGCCGACCAGCGCGCGGAAATGCTGCTGACTGCCGAACTGGCCGCGACCCGGACCCGGCAGCGGGCGGTTGAGAACCGCTGGATTCCCCGACTGGAAAACGAACTGCTGAACATCCGGCGGCAGCTTGACGCGCAGGAACTCGAAGAGAGCCTGCGCCTGCGCTGGGCCGCTGACCGAAACTCAGGGAACACCGCGGGACCGGCGCTAGGTGCCGCCCGGAAGGGCGCCTCATGA
- a CDS encoding V-type ATP synthase subunit B yields the protein MNHTNVTETDGAGPVPFSRGFAAQISHGDVRELRGPLLIAGGIEGVGWDEFATIDMDGGERRHGLVLEVDQDLATLQVLESTDGMSLGGIRIRFEGRPLHIEVGTGWLGRVCNGRGEPLDGGPPVTGTATLPVSGWPLNPVYREPPQEPVLTGISVIDGLTTLVRGQKLPIFSVPGLPHLTLATQIAAQATSGGHSFRVVFAAMGLTHADIAYVRDRLEERSAGGELVLLLNAADDPVIERILTPRIALTIAEHLAYTEGHDVLVIMSDMTSYAEAVREVSAARREIPARRGYPGYLYSDLATLYERCGRVKGHEGSVTIVPVLTMPAGDITHPVPDLTGYITEGQIVLAPEIAARGIYPPVDVLSSLSRLMRSGAGKERTREDHLDVAAQVLAAMARARQATELAELVGAAALSETDRSYIQYRTLVENGLFNQGRDEIRSLDDTLGRAWAALAALPEQELTMVSTTFLGRYLPRRDDRP from the coding sequence ATGAACCATACAAACGTCACGGAGACCGACGGTGCCGGACCGGTTCCGTTTTCCCGGGGCTTCGCCGCGCAGATCTCCCACGGAGATGTCCGGGAGCTCCGTGGGCCACTGCTCATTGCGGGCGGGATAGAAGGCGTGGGTTGGGATGAATTCGCCACCATAGATATGGACGGCGGCGAGCGGCGCCATGGCCTGGTCCTCGAAGTGGACCAGGACCTCGCCACCTTGCAGGTGCTTGAAAGCACCGACGGGATGTCGCTGGGAGGGATCCGGATCCGTTTTGAGGGCCGCCCCCTTCACATCGAGGTGGGAACGGGATGGCTGGGGCGGGTATGCAACGGACGCGGTGAACCGCTCGACGGCGGACCGCCGGTGACGGGCACGGCCACCCTTCCTGTCAGTGGTTGGCCGCTGAACCCGGTTTACCGGGAACCGCCGCAGGAACCTGTCCTGACCGGCATTTCGGTCATCGATGGATTGACCACTCTGGTCAGGGGACAAAAACTCCCCATCTTCTCCGTACCAGGACTCCCGCACCTGACGCTCGCCACCCAGATCGCGGCACAGGCAACCTCCGGCGGCCACTCATTCCGGGTGGTGTTCGCCGCCATGGGGCTGACCCATGCGGACATCGCATATGTCCGGGACCGTCTTGAAGAACGCTCCGCCGGGGGAGAGCTGGTTCTCCTCCTCAATGCTGCCGACGACCCGGTCATTGAACGGATCCTCACACCGCGCATCGCGCTGACCATCGCAGAACACCTCGCATACACCGAGGGCCATGACGTGCTCGTGATCATGTCAGACATGACGAGCTATGCCGAAGCGGTCCGTGAGGTGTCCGCGGCGCGGCGGGAAATCCCGGCACGCCGCGGCTACCCGGGTTATCTGTACAGCGATCTTGCCACCCTTTACGAGCGTTGCGGGCGTGTCAAGGGCCACGAGGGCTCGGTAACGATCGTTCCGGTGCTGACCATGCCGGCGGGCGATATAACCCACCCGGTGCCTGACCTGACGGGTTACATCACGGAGGGGCAGATTGTCCTTGCGCCTGAGATAGCCGCCCGTGGGATATATCCGCCGGTGGACGTCCTCTCCTCCCTGTCGCGCCTGATGCGCAGCGGCGCCGGCAAGGAGCGGACCCGGGAGGACCACCTCGACGTGGCGGCCCAGGTTCTTGCCGCCATGGCGCGTGCGCGGCAGGCCACCGAACTGGCGGAGCTGGTGGGGGCGGCCGCATTGAGCGAAACCGACCGCAGCTACATCCAGTACCGGACGCTGGTGGAAAACGGTCTCTTCAACCAGGGGCGCGACGAAATCCGGTCCTTGGACGATACTCTGGGCCGGGCCTGGGCGGCGCTGGCGGCGCTGCCGGAACAGGAATTGACCATGGTGTCCACCACGTTCCTGGGGCGTTACCTTCCCCGCCGGGATGACCGCCCATGA
- a CDS encoding V-type ATP synthase subunit F, which yields MSQTIAAIGEQALLDGFRLAGVSVFASSTDEEIRRAWTALPAHTAVVILTPRSAHALAPVMADPRSPMTVVLP from the coding sequence ATGTCCCAAACCATTGCCGCGATCGGTGAACAGGCCCTGCTGGACGGCTTCCGGCTCGCCGGCGTGAGCGTCTTCGCAAGTTCCACCGATGAGGAAATCCGCCGCGCGTGGACGGCACTGCCCGCTCACACGGCAGTCGTCATCCTCACGCCCCGATCTGCACACGCGCTGGCGCCGGTTATGGCCGATCCACGCTCGCCCATGACGGTGGTGCTTCCATGA